The sequence below is a genomic window from Aureispira sp. CCB-E.
GATACGATCTCTAAAGTGTTGTCTTTGGACTTTCCATCTATGATTAAATATTCTATATTCGGATAATCCTGTGCTACAACGCTTTTAAGCGTTTTTTCGATGGTTTCAGCAGCATTATAACAGATTGTAATAATAGAGACTTTGGGAAATGATTGATTCATTGGATAGAACTAATATTGTTTAGCGTTTTGTTTCGGTCTAATGACTTCTTTAAGCAAAGGCAAAACGCAAGTTATGGTAATCTGAAGTATTTGTCAAAAGTAGGACTTTTTTTTATAAAAATTTACTTTTAATAACTTATAGAGCATCTTTAAAGTAGTTCCATAAGTATCATTAACAGGTATTATTTTAGGAGAAATTCATTAAACTAATTATAACCTCCTACTTACTCATAGGAATTTTACTATATTTAAGGTTTATTTGTAACATCGTTTGTTAATTTCTCAAGCAAACAATTAGATAACTATTACTCAGAACAATATATCTAAAACACTAGATGAATATTTTTAATAAGATATTTAATTCAATGAACGAGGAGCTTCCCACATTCAAATCATTGGATGAAGGAATTGACTTCTTAATGAGATATCTGGCTCGTTTTAGCGAAGATTTGTACGAGCAAGAATTTTATGTCAATAGACGTTGGATGGAAGTTCGAGATGACGTGCATTTTCAGGAAGCTATTTTACATATTTTTGAAGATAATGGTAGTTATCTACGCATTTTAGATGGAGATATTTCTACAGGTAGTTGGGAATATACCTTGGGGGGATTAGTAATTAAATTTGCTGGACGCCACGAATTATACGAACGAGTATTTCTCAACGAAAGTTTCTTTATTTTAAAAAAACACGGTGACCACACCTCTAAAGGCAATCGTTCAAAGTACTTTTTTGTTGCAACCGAATCCCTAGCTCGAAGAATGGAGTGGACAGATTTGCTTGTCATTATGTATGAAATTTATAAAAGTAATACCAACTATATGGTGCTTGTCGTTGGCTTCTTCGTTTTAGTTGCCTTAATTATTTTTCTTTCCATTATCTAAACATTCTATACAAGTTTGCCTTTTGAGAATTGTTATAAACAATCGTATAGAACAGACATTTATAACTTACACCATACAATGCTCCCTAGACTACAAAAATTAGTAGCACAATTTGCTCATTTGTCACCCAAAGACTGGGATAGAGCTTTGTCCAATGCCCAAACAATCTCGTTAAAAAAAGGTGAATATTGGGTACAAGAAGGTGCTATTTGTCAATATATTGGCTTTGTACAGACAGGGGTACTTAGAATTTTTTCTACAGTAAATGGAAAAGAAATGGTTTCATACTTTTCTTTTGAACGACGCAACCCTGTGCTATCAGCTTATCATAGTTTTATTGATCAAGTTCCTTCTATAGAAACGATACAAGCCTTAGAAGATAGCACGCTGTTGGTCTTGCATTATGACCATTTACAAAAGTTATATGAAGAAAAACCTGTTTTTGAACGGCTAGGGCGTTTGCTGATAGAACAAATGTACGTGCTCGCTAAAACTCGCATCTATGATTTGCAGCACAAAACTGCTACGGAACGTTACGTAGAGTTATTAGAAAAGTACCCGCAGATTACCAATAGAATTGCCCATCACCACATAGCATCTTACCTAGGTATTGCCCCTGAATCTTTGAGTCGGTTGCGAAAAAAGCTACAACAAAATAACTAATGTTTCAAATATTCACTAGGTTTCTTTCCATACTGCTCTTGATAAATTTTAGAAAAATAGTGCACATTCGAAAACCCTATCTTATAAGCAATTTCCGAAACAGTTTCATAATGTCTATTCTCTAGGTACTCTCTAGCCTTTTCCAATTTCACAACCCTAAAATATTGATTGGGAGTCAAGCCCGTTTTGGTTTTTATTTTACGACGCAATTGTCGTTCGCTAAGATTTAAGTCATAGGCTAGACTAGTAATGGTAAACTGTGTATTTCCAACCTCTCTTTTTGCAATGGCTTCTAAGTTTTCCATCCACTTATCTCCTCCTACTTTAGAATCATTAACTGACAGTTTGGGGCTTGTTTCTTCCTCTTTAGCTGCTTCCAGTTGCCAAGCTTTGCGTTGCGCATAGTTTTGTAATAAATTTTGAATACGGATAAGCAACTCTTGACGAGAAAAAGGCTTTTGCAAATAATCATCTACTCCTATTCTAAGTGCAAACAACTTATCTTGCTCGGTTGCTCTTGCTGTCAACATAATCATAGGTAATTGTTGCCATTCAGTATGTGATTTGACCTTTTGCAATAATTCAAAACCGTCCATTTCTGGCATCATGACATCGGAAAGAATTAGATCAATTTGATGCGCTTGTTTGGATAAAATATCCCAACCAATACGACCATTCTCGGCAGTTATAATCTGATATTCTTGTAATATATCTGCCAGAAAGCTCCGCATATCGTTGTTATCCTCAACAATCAAAATAGTTGTCGTAGATTTAGAAATAGTCGAAGTAACAATTGGAACAGACGCCTCTTTTTCAGGCTCTGACCCCCATTCTTGTACAGGATGCTCCACTTTAGTAGAAGGGATCGTTACCAAAAAACTAGCACCTTTTGTCCATTCACTATGTACCTCTATCCTACCTTTTAGCAACTGCACCAATTCTTTGGTCAAAGCCAAGCCTATCCCAGTTCCACCTTGAACAATCGCTTCCTTTTGTTTGGATTGATAAAACCGATCAAACAAATGAGACAAATCATCTGGATGAATTCCTGTTCCTGAATCGATAACTTCTATCAAAAGCATCAATGCTTTATTATCCATCCATTTATTAGTTACTTTAAGCTCAACCTTCCCTCCTCTTGGAGTATGCTTCAACGCATTCGACAATAAGTTATTTAGAATTTTTTCAATTTTACTAGCATCCAATACGACATATAAATCCTCTGATATAGCACTATTAAAATACCAATCCAGTCCTTGTAGATTTGCTTGTGCCTCAAATGCAAAAAACAAACGTTTGAGAAAAGGAATGAGTTGCAGCTCATTTTCTTCTATTTCAACACTCTTCGCCTCTAGCTTTGATAAAATAAGAATTTCTTCAATGAGTCCTTGCAATTGAATACCATTTCGTTTGACCAATTCTAGTACTTGTTCAATATCTTCGAACTTTTCTCCATAGTGCTTTTCTAAAATCGCCCCAATTGGTCCCAACATCAATGTTAAAGGCGTTCTCAATTCATGCGAAATATTGGCAAAAAATCGAGACTTTACATTGTCCAACTCCCTTAGTTCATTTGCCTGTTGCTCTATCTTTTGTGTCCGCTTGGAGACTTCTTGTTCTAAGTGCATCTTGACACGGTACAAACGCTGCACCCGCCACCTAGAGTATAATAACACCACTACAAAAAGCAAAATAGCAATAAAAAGCAAAAATTGCCAAGTTAGGTAAAACGGTTGCTTTACAATAATAGGAATTTTTAATGGCTCTGTTGACCACAAACCATTGCTACCCTCTCCTTTTACCAATAAGGTGTAGTTCCCTGCTGCTAAGCTATTGACTCGAATAGAATTATTAGTTGTAAAATTCCAATCTTTTTCCAACCCCTCTATTTTGTAGGCATATTGTCGTTTGTTGGAAGCTTTGTAGTCTAGCAATGCTAATTCTACCGTAAAAAAACGATCCGTATAATCCAATACAATCTTTCCCTGTTTTACGACTTCTTCGGTCGCATCAATCAAGGCTCCCTCTTTGCCATTAAAATATTGAAATTGGACAAGATGAAGTGGTACATCTTGTAGTTTTTCTTCTAAAAAATCAGCAGGATCAAGCCCCATAATTCCCGACAAGCCCCCAAAATAAAGCTTTCCCGTAGAAGCTTTGTATGCTGATTTTCGATTAAACTCTGTATGCAAAATACCATCTTCTGTTAGATAGGTATTAATGATATCATTTTTAGGGTTTAAACGCATCAAGCCGTAATCGCTACTCATCCAAAAATAGCCATAATCATCTTCTAAAATAGCATTTACGACATTGTGAGATAGACCATTTTCGGTTGTAAATTGCTTAAACGTTCCTGTTTTTATATGATAACGAATGACTCCGCCTCCTTTGGTCGATAGCCACAAAATCCCCTTCTTATCTTCATGAATATGATAGATATGGTTGTACGGCAACTTATAAGGCGCCTTCATTTCTTTGCTGTAACGTTGAATTACCTCCATTTTTAAATTCATCAAATAGAGTCCTTGAGAAGTCCCCAACCAAACACCATGTTTGTTGCCATGCAGAGAATTAACAATAGCACCTGCTAATTCTGGATAATCGCCATAATTATCAAATACAGAAATAGAATCTTCTCCTTGTTGAATATAACTCAATCCATTCACAGTCCCTACCCATACGCGTCCTTTTTCATCCTCATAAATAGACCAAGCTGCGGACAAACGCATTCCCGTTTGCTGCTCCTTTTTGTTCTGGTCTTTTTTCTTGTAAAAGAAAAATTGTTCCTTAAAAGGAGGCATTCGTTCTAATCGCTTGACATGCAATCCAGGAGAACTCAACCAGATAAAACGCCCATCTTGACTTTTTTGAGCATCCAAATAAGCCAATGTATCCAATAATTTTTTTTCTTGTGTAAACAAATGATACGCATATTGCCCCCCATAACTATTCAACAACAAAACACTATCTTGATATAGTTCAATAACAGAACGTGCAGACGTATCAACCAAATATGGTTCAAATCGATTTTTTTGGTAACTGACCTTTACTAGCCCCTGTGCAAGTACCCCAATCCAAACATTTTCTTGGCGGTCAACATATACGGTTCTTACAAAACGTCTTCCTTTGAAAAAGGATTGGCTATAGATCACTTTTTGGTTGGGGGCAAAAATGCACACAGATTTTCTATCTTGATACACCAAACAATTGGTTTTAGGACGGTGCTCAAATCCGGCATTTACTTCCATAGGAATCGTCTTTCCTAAAAAATCAAAAGGCTTGTTGATTACCAATGAATCTTTTTTTACATTCCAATAGTAATTATCATAAGCATGAAATTTATCATTCGTCTCTAGACGAATTGTATACGGACTCTCCTCCCCCATAAAACTGCATCGATAAAGAGCATCTATTTTTATATCCTTTTGATACACAACCTGCCCCTGTTTGTCTAGTGCCATTAATGTATTTTCACAAACTACCCAATTGTACAACGTTCCCCAAAAAAAAGCACGTATTGTAGATGCTTTTGGGTGTTTATAATACAATTCAAATTTTTTGTTGCCCTTATAAATGTAAATCGCTCCCTTTTGAGTCGTTATATACAAATTCTTATTTTCAGAGATACTATAGATCTTATAAATGTCTTGAATTTGGCAAGGCAGTTCATCTGCTAGGTGTTTTTCCAAAGGTTTTATCTCAAAAGTATTGATATCCATGATATCGATAGCTGAAAACCTCTCTGTTGCTCCATCGTTAACAGCATGTCCTATCCAAAGATTACTATCAGCATCCTCAAAGATTTTATCAATAAAACTGCTTTGTAGATTGGTATTTTTTTCTGTGAACACATCAAAGGTATAACCATCGTAACGGTTTAGACCGTTCTTGGTAGCAAACCACATAAACCCCTTTGTATCTTGAAGAATAGAACGAACAAAACGATTGGACAAACCATCTTCTATTGATAATTGTTCTGTTTGTACCAAATACGACTGCCCCTTTGCAGCAAAACCGTTCAAAAAAAGGAGTAGGAATATATAATAAAATAAATGTAGTTTAATGGGATGCATAAATATTTGTTGCTATTAACAATTATCACGAAACGTCGTTTCTATAATAATAAGGATTGGCTGTAGCCTTTTTCTCTTTATCAGCATCATCAAAAGAGAAACCACCTCTCCTCAGATGCTTGTTTTCACTTCTTGGATAAAAGAACTAATCAAAATAGCCTACTTCTTATAAAATCATTGGTGATAATCGTTATTTTAAAAGGGGAATTTTTCTGAAATAAGTAAGTAATCGTTCAAAAAACGGAGCTTTAGTGGACGACTAAAACGAGTATTTTTGAAGCAAAAAAAACTCAACGGACTTATAAACACAATTTAATATAAAACTAGCAATTAAAAAAAAGAACTGTATCAATTCACACAATATCCTTAGAGACAGGGTAAGACAATACTTAAAAATAAAGAAAATTCAGGAAAAATTCTTCCTAAGAAAAGGATGCAAAGGCTTTTAGTAAAAAAGATACTTTGGGAAAAGTATGTGCTTATTCGGTTATATCTAAAGATTCGTTTTGCTTCTTCTTGTATTGATTGTAACCTAGAACTAGTATAAGTACACCGACTGTGCCAGCCACCAACCACCAGTACCACTGTTTTTTCGTTTCCAATTTTATCGCATGGCTATCTCCTATTTGTATAAATGCAGACCAAAGTGCAGGATGGACTGCCATGCCGTCAAACAACTCTAAATAGTTCAATTTTGCATAACGAAGTGCTTCCGATTTCGTCATTCCTTCTGCTAAATTCTGATAAAACAAACGCATAATAATAGCTGTGGCTTGATCGTTAACCTGCCACAAACTCACGACCAAAGAAGGGGCACCTGCATACATAAACGAACGAGCTAATGAGATGATTCCTTCCCCTTGTTGAAATTTTCCGTATCCTGTTTCGCAAGCAGATAGAACGACAAGATTGGCATTGAGGGGCAACTGTGCGACTTCATACGCTTGCAAAAAATTATCTTCCGTTGCTTGATAATCCTCTGAAAAGGCCAAAGCTGATAAAATTGGTTCTGCTTCGTTTGATACTCCGTGCATTGCTAAATGAATCACACTATACTGAGCTGCTAATTTTTTAAAATTTGTTTCACTTGCCTGTTCTCCCGTCAAAAATTCTCCATAAAACATCTTAGACAAACCTTTGACTTCCTTCGTTGCAGCTGGCAAATCTTCTAAAACACTTCGAATAGCACAAACATTTTCTGAACGTAAGCTATACAAACTGTGCTGCGGCTTGGGGTAACTGGCAGCAAAAGCCAATACTTGTTGTTCAACACCAGTGTGAGCAATACTAGCAGACTGTTTCAAATTTTCGACCCAAAGACTAGCCGAATAACTATAACTAATATTATAATCCCTTACCAAATATTTCAACGCGCTATAATTGGCGCCATTTTGTGGACCAAGCTGAGATAGTAATACCTCAAAAGGAATGTGTCCCAACTCCCCATCTGTCACCACAATCAAATCCTTAATATCCTTGTTGTTATCTAATACTTGTTTTAATAACGTTTGATACAGCCATTCTGCCGATTTGATATAAAGTAGATAAGCCTCCCTAGGTGCTTTATCAAGTAAGTCATAGTCGCTCAAAGACAATCGCAAGCTCCGAATATACTCTGATAATTTGTGTTCTGCACAAGAGATATTAATCACTTCTATCTTATTTTTAGAAATGGCAAAAAGATAGGTAGAGTCTTCCAAGATGAAATATTCCAATAACAAAGCTTGTGGTTCTAATAGAGCCTGTATTTCTTCTACACTAGCGGTTAAGCTATTGTATTTTAGTTGGTGGTATTGAGGGTAATGATGCCGTATCTTTGCCACAAAGCGTTCAATTTTTAGATTCAGTTTATTGAGCTGCTCTGTCAATTTCTGTTTTTCAACCAAAGTTGTCGCCAAGAGCTTTTTTTGAAACAATTGCTCCCGTTGTCGTTGCAAACTAGACTCTAACCAGACCAAAGAATCGGGCAAATTTCCCAAAACACGAGTTTGCTGACCTTTTAAGGCTTCCATTAATAAAATGGATTTGTTTTGTTCTGCAAATGCAAACGCTTTTTTATAATACGAATTGCCGCCTAAAAAAACAGCCGCATGAATTCCACATCCTAGACTTTTTACATTGCTTTCTAAAATTCTTAGTTTATTCGCATTACTAGTAAAATCGTTTCTAATTCGTTCATTCAGATGCATAACAACCATACTAATGGTAAAAAATTCTTCCCACTTCTTTTGGAGTATTGTTTCCTTGCAGATTTGCTCAAATATTTCTAACAAAGTCAACAAAGATGTTCTTGCACGCTCGTTACTAAAATAAGTTATGGTATCCAATTGTTGCCAATCTGTAAATTCCGCATCTTCCAAATTAGGAATATTCGCTAGAATCGCTTTTCTGCAATATATTAAAGCCTTTTCTTCACTTCCCTGCTCTAAATACAACCTAGCTAGTTGGTCCCAATATTGAGCCGTAGAAGGGTGCTTTTCTCCTAGTCCCTTTTGGCTACTTGTTAATGCTTGTTGCCACAACGATGCTGCTTTTTCATAGTTTTTTTGTTTAAAGTGCAATTGGGCGGAAGCATTTAGATTATAAATATAATAAGGACTATGGGCATCTAATATCTTCCGAGCTTGTTGATAATAGGTTTCGGCTTGAAAAAACTGATTCATAGCAGCATATAAATTACCTATATTATTTAATCCTAAAGCGTAATTTACATGATTCGTTCCGTATATTTTTTCTCTAAGTTTTTGTGACTCCAAGTATAGTTTTTCAGCTTTTTCATAATGCCCCATATCCTGATACAAAACCGCCAAATTATTGAGACTTGTTGCATAATAATGCGTACTATTACTTTTTTTATCAATTTCTAGAACTTCCAAATAGAGTTGTTCCGCCTCTTCATATTTTCCTAGCGTATTGTATAATAATGCCAAGTTATTGAGTAGACTCGAATAGGTAGGTGCCTCGTCTTCCAATATAGAACGAGCGATTTTTAATGCTTCTAAATAAGATACTTCTGCCGCTTCATAACGCCCCATTCCATAGTAACAATACCCTAACTGACCGATACATTGAATATAAAAGAGATGTTCAACCTGATTGGAAGCCTTTTGCAATTCAAGCAACTTTAAATACAAGCGTTCTGCGGAGGTATATTGCTCGGTTTCTAAATACAACGCAGCAAGATATTGGAGTTCTCCTAAATATGCTTCCTCTAAGCCATGCGTTTCTATAGTTGTTTTCATTTGTTCCCAAAAATGAGTGGCTTGCCTAAAATCTTCTTGATAATAAGCTAATACACCGAGACTA
It includes:
- a CDS encoding CHAT domain-containing tetratricopeptide repeat protein, translated to MMNYFLYFCFFIGLLPSFLLAQENPKLAIAKLDSLGVLAYYQEDFRQATHFWEQMKTTIETHGLEEAYLGELQYLAALYLETEQYTSAERLYLKLLELQKASNQVEHLFYIQCIGQLGYCYYGMGRYEAAEVSYLEALKIARSILEDEAPTYSSLLNNLALLYNTLGKYEEAEQLYLEVLEIDKKSNSTHYYATSLNNLAVLYQDMGHYEKAEKLYLESQKLREKIYGTNHVNYALGLNNIGNLYAAMNQFFQAETYYQQARKILDAHSPYYIYNLNASAQLHFKQKNYEKAASLWQQALTSSQKGLGEKHPSTAQYWDQLARLYLEQGSEEKALIYCRKAILANIPNLEDAEFTDWQQLDTITYFSNERARTSLLTLLEIFEQICKETILQKKWEEFFTISMVVMHLNERIRNDFTSNANKLRILESNVKSLGCGIHAAVFLGGNSYYKKAFAFAEQNKSILLMEALKGQQTRVLGNLPDSLVWLESSLQRQREQLFQKKLLATTLVEKQKLTEQLNKLNLKIERFVAKIRHHYPQYHQLKYNSLTASVEEIQALLEPQALLLEYFILEDSTYLFAISKNKIEVINISCAEHKLSEYIRSLRLSLSDYDLLDKAPREAYLLYIKSAEWLYQTLLKQVLDNNKDIKDLIVVTDGELGHIPFEVLLSQLGPQNGANYSALKYLVRDYNISYSYSASLWVENLKQSASIAHTGVEQQVLAFAASYPKPQHSLYSLRSENVCAIRSVLEDLPAATKEVKGLSKMFYGEFLTGEQASETNFKKLAAQYSVIHLAMHGVSNEAEPILSALAFSEDYQATEDNFLQAYEVAQLPLNANLVVLSACETGYGKFQQGEGIISLARSFMYAGAPSLVVSLWQVNDQATAIIMRLFYQNLAEGMTKSEALRYAKLNYLELFDGMAVHPALWSAFIQIGDSHAIKLETKKQWYWWLVAGTVGVLILVLGYNQYKKKQNESLDITE
- a CDS encoding Crp/Fnr family transcriptional regulator; the encoded protein is MLPRLQKLVAQFAHLSPKDWDRALSNAQTISLKKGEYWVQEGAICQYIGFVQTGVLRIFSTVNGKEMVSYFSFERRNPVLSAYHSFIDQVPSIETIQALEDSTLLVLHYDHLQKLYEEKPVFERLGRLLIEQMYVLAKTRIYDLQHKTATERYVELLEKYPQITNRIAHHHIASYLGIAPESLSRLRKKLQQNN
- a CDS encoding two-component regulator propeller domain-containing protein, which gives rise to MHPIKLHLFYYIFLLLFLNGFAAKGQSYLVQTEQLSIEDGLSNRFVRSILQDTKGFMWFATKNGLNRYDGYTFDVFTEKNTNLQSSFIDKIFEDADSNLWIGHAVNDGATERFSAIDIMDINTFEIKPLEKHLADELPCQIQDIYKIYSISENKNLYITTQKGAIYIYKGNKKFELYYKHPKASTIRAFFWGTLYNWVVCENTLMALDKQGQVVYQKDIKIDALYRCSFMGEESPYTIRLETNDKFHAYDNYYWNVKKDSLVINKPFDFLGKTIPMEVNAGFEHRPKTNCLVYQDRKSVCIFAPNQKVIYSQSFFKGRRFVRTVYVDRQENVWIGVLAQGLVKVSYQKNRFEPYLVDTSARSVIELYQDSVLLLNSYGGQYAYHLFTQEKKLLDTLAYLDAQKSQDGRFIWLSSPGLHVKRLERMPPFKEQFFFYKKKDQNKKEQQTGMRLSAAWSIYEDEKGRVWVGTVNGLSYIQQGEDSISVFDNYGDYPELAGAIVNSLHGNKHGVWLGTSQGLYLMNLKMEVIQRYSKEMKAPYKLPYNHIYHIHEDKKGILWLSTKGGGVIRYHIKTGTFKQFTTENGLSHNVVNAILEDDYGYFWMSSDYGLMRLNPKNDIINTYLTEDGILHTEFNRKSAYKASTGKLYFGGLSGIMGLDPADFLEEKLQDVPLHLVQFQYFNGKEGALIDATEEVVKQGKIVLDYTDRFFTVELALLDYKASNKRQYAYKIEGLEKDWNFTTNNSIRVNSLAAGNYTLLVKGEGSNGLWSTEPLKIPIIVKQPFYLTWQFLLFIAILLFVVVLLYSRWRVQRLYRVKMHLEQEVSKRTQKIEQQANELRELDNVKSRFFANISHELRTPLTLMLGPIGAILEKHYGEKFEDIEQVLELVKRNGIQLQGLIEEILILSKLEAKSVEIEENELQLIPFLKRLFFAFEAQANLQGLDWYFNSAISEDLYVVLDASKIEKILNNLLSNALKHTPRGGKVELKVTNKWMDNKALMLLIEVIDSGTGIHPDDLSHLFDRFYQSKQKEAIVQGGTGIGLALTKELVQLLKGRIEVHSEWTKGASFLVTIPSTKVEHPVQEWGSEPEKEASVPIVTSTISKSTTTILIVEDNNDMRSFLADILQEYQIITAENGRIGWDILSKQAHQIDLILSDVMMPEMDGFELLQKVKSHTEWQQLPMIMLTARATEQDKLFALRIGVDDYLQKPFSRQELLIRIQNLLQNYAQRKAWQLEAAKEEETSPKLSVNDSKVGGDKWMENLEAIAKREVGNTQFTITSLAYDLNLSERQLRRKIKTKTGLTPNQYFRVVKLEKAREYLENRHYETVSEIAYKIGFSNVHYFSKIYQEQYGKKPSEYLKH